A region of Streptomyces sp. R44 DNA encodes the following proteins:
- a CDS encoding AraC family transcriptional regulator, producing the protein MYHTWMRYFTPSPVHHRLGLVCLGVGLQHGTLPTVGPRTLDHHVAVVVSAGGGWYRGADGRRSTVTAPALLWLTPGTPHHYSADPVTGWDEAFVDFSGPATATYTELGYIEPDRPVVPLSDAAPARAAISRIARAARPGNPLLEVETGAAVHELLVALRRARADTNADGDPVLAALARDAFQPFSVADHAARHGMTAAELRTAVRRAAGCSPKDYLLTVRLGRAKELLAATELPVAAVARRVGYDDPAYFSRLFTRRVGIAPIRFREQQGRSVHGGWSNVVPDPEHPPTIAARSV; encoded by the coding sequence ATGTACCACACCTGGATGCGTTACTTCACGCCCAGCCCCGTCCACCACCGCCTCGGCCTCGTCTGCCTCGGCGTCGGACTCCAGCACGGCACCCTGCCCACCGTCGGCCCGCGCACCCTCGACCACCACGTCGCCGTCGTCGTCTCCGCCGGCGGCGGCTGGTACCGGGGCGCCGACGGGCGCCGCAGCACCGTCACCGCCCCCGCCCTCCTCTGGCTCACCCCCGGCACCCCCCACCACTACTCCGCCGACCCCGTCACCGGCTGGGACGAGGCCTTCGTCGACTTCTCCGGACCCGCCACCGCGACCTACACCGAACTCGGCTACATCGAGCCCGACCGGCCCGTCGTCCCCCTCTCCGACGCCGCCCCCGCCCGCGCCGCCATCAGCCGCATCGCCCGCGCCGCCCGCCCGGGCAACCCCCTCCTGGAGGTCGAGACGGGGGCCGCCGTCCACGAACTCCTCGTCGCCCTGCGCCGGGCCCGCGCCGACACCAACGCCGACGGGGACCCCGTCCTCGCCGCCCTCGCCCGCGACGCCTTCCAGCCGTTCTCCGTCGCCGACCACGCCGCCCGGCACGGCATGACCGCCGCCGAGCTGCGCACCGCCGTCCGCCGCGCCGCCGGATGCAGCCCCAAGGACTATCTGCTCACCGTCCGCCTCGGCCGTGCCAAGGAGCTCCTCGCCGCCACCGAGCTGCCCGTCGCCGCCGTCGCCCGCCGCGTCGGCTACGACGACCCCGCCTACTTCTCCCGGCTCTTCACCCGCCGGGTCGGGATCGCGCCCATCCGATTCCGCGAACAGCAGGGGCGGTCCGTGCACGGCGGCTGGAGCAACGTCGTTCCGGATCCCGAACACCCGCCCACGATCGCCGCCAGATCCGTCTAA
- a CDS encoding asparaginase: protein MGRVTVFTLGGTISARGGDAARMTGQEVLAGLGAPEDVELRDFRRVPSSTLSFEDLAALADEVRKAVADGSGVVVVQGTDTLEETAFLLDLLCTTEQPIAVTGAMRRPDLPGADGPANLAAALAVAADPACRNLGVLVVLADEIHAARLARKTHTTSIATFASPGAGPIGTVVEGEPRILLRPAAPTTLCALKLDPAVRVALVTLSLGDRGELLDAVDDRFQGLVVAAFGAGHAPAPLVEPLAEIARRIPVVLASRTGGGATLSHTYRSPGSEYDLLHHGLIPAGPLDPAKARILLHTLISSGAAGPTGYDRPRIAAAFTHLNGSGLA, encoded by the coding sequence ATGGGCCGCGTCACTGTCTTCACCCTCGGAGGCACCATCTCCGCCCGAGGCGGTGACGCCGCCCGCATGACCGGCCAGGAGGTCCTCGCCGGACTCGGCGCCCCCGAGGACGTCGAGCTGCGGGACTTCCGCCGCGTCCCCAGCTCCACCCTCTCCTTCGAGGACCTCGCCGCCCTCGCCGACGAGGTCCGCAAGGCCGTCGCGGACGGCTCCGGCGTGGTCGTCGTCCAGGGCACCGACACCCTGGAGGAGACCGCCTTCCTCCTCGACCTGCTCTGCACCACCGAGCAGCCCATCGCGGTCACCGGCGCCATGCGCCGGCCCGACCTGCCCGGCGCCGACGGCCCCGCCAACCTCGCCGCCGCGCTCGCCGTCGCCGCCGACCCCGCCTGCCGGAACCTCGGCGTCCTCGTCGTCCTCGCCGACGAGATCCACGCCGCCCGCCTCGCCCGCAAGACCCACACCACCTCGATCGCCACCTTCGCCTCACCCGGCGCCGGACCGATCGGCACCGTCGTCGAGGGCGAGCCCCGGATCCTGCTCCGCCCCGCCGCCCCCACCACGCTCTGCGCCCTGAAGCTCGACCCCGCCGTAAGGGTCGCCCTGGTGACCCTCTCCCTCGGCGACCGCGGCGAACTCCTCGACGCCGTCGACGACCGCTTCCAGGGCCTCGTCGTCGCCGCCTTCGGCGCCGGACACGCCCCCGCCCCGCTCGTCGAACCCCTCGCCGAGATCGCCCGCCGCATCCCCGTCGTCCTGGCCTCCCGCACCGGCGGCGGCGCGACCCTCTCGCACACCTACCGCAGCCCCGGCTCCGAGTACGACCTGCTGCACCACGGACTGATCCCCGCGGGCCCGCTCGACCCCGCCAAGGCCCGGATCCTGCTCCACACCCTCATCTCCAGCGGAGCCGCCGGACCGACCGGCTACGACCGGCCCCGCATCGCCGCCGCCTTCACCCACCTGAACGGCTCCGGCCTGGCCTGA
- a CDS encoding chorismate mutase has protein sequence MSDTSDTSAIDPTVIAELTRLRESIDNIDAAVVHMLAERFKCTQQVGVLKAEHQLPPADPAREARQIARLRELAESAKLDPAFAEKLLNFIIAEVIRHHETIADGAR, from the coding sequence ATGAGCGACACCAGCGACACCAGTGCCATCGACCCGACCGTCATCGCCGAACTGACGCGGCTGCGCGAAAGCATCGACAACATCGACGCCGCGGTCGTGCACATGCTCGCCGAGCGCTTCAAGTGCACCCAGCAGGTCGGCGTCCTCAAGGCCGAGCACCAGCTCCCGCCCGCCGACCCCGCCCGCGAGGCCCGCCAGATCGCCCGGCTGCGGGAACTCGCCGAGAGCGCGAAACTGGACCCGGCCTTCGCGGAGAAACTCCTGAACTTCATCATCGCCGAGGTCATCCGGCACCACGAGACGATTGCGGACGGAGCACGCTGA